TACTGGTTACTGCGGCGTTCTTGGCGCAAAATCGACCGTTTGGGGCCATTCTGCCTGCTTTTGGTAAGAATCTGTTGCCAAGTCGGGCTGCCTCGTCATAAATAACGGTAAATACAGCTCTGGCGAAAAAGAGCGTTACCATATAGGACGAGGCAGCAGTGACAGAGTCCACGACAATAAACCACCGCATCCGCGACAATGCCGAAAGGCTCGCGGCCGCGCTGGAGAGCCATATGCTCAAGAGTTTTGCGCCCGATGCGCGCAAAGAGCTGCGCCTGTTCAGCGCGGGTGAAGCTGCTGACCTCTTGGAAATTTCGGCAAGCTTTCTGCGCAAGCTGCATTTTGACGGCCGTATTCTTGATGTTCATACCACCCCCGGTGGGCGGCGTCACTATTCTGCCGAAGACCTGGTGGCAATCCGCCATACACTGGAAAGCACGGCCAAGACGCCGGGCACCTATCTGCCCGGTCGCCGTGAAGGCGACAAGGTGCAGGTGCTGTCCTTCCTGAATTTCAAGGGCGGATCGGGCAAGACAACCAGCTCGATCCACACCGCACAGCGGCTCGCTCTCAAAGGCTATCGCGTGCTGGCGGTGGATATTGACCCGCAGGCCTCACTGACAACGCTGTTTGGCTATCGACCCGAGTATGACTTTCTGGACTCCGGCACGATCTACGATGCAATCCGCTATGATGATCCGGTACCGCTCCAACAGATCATCCAGAAGACTTATTTCACTGGCATTGATCTGGCCCCGGCCGGGTTGATGCTACAGGAATTTGAACACGAAACACCGCAAGCGTTGATCAACAA
The genomic region above belongs to Phaeobacter gallaeciensis DSM 26640 and contains:
- the repA gene encoding plasmid partitioning protein RepA, which encodes MLKSFAPDARKELRLFSAGEAADLLEISASFLRKLHFDGRILDVHTTPGGRRHYSAEDLVAIRHTLESTAKTPGTYLPGRREGDKVQVLSFLNFKGGSGKTTSSIHTAQRLALKGYRVLAVDIDPQASLTTLFGYRPEYDFLDSGTIYDAIRYDDPVPLQQIIQKTYFTGIDLAPAGLMLQEFEHETPQALINNIQPPFFARMATVLQEVEANYDVILFDCPPQLGYLTMSALCASTGVLITVVPNMLDVASMSQFLQMSADLLDVVGNAGAQMEFDFLRFLINRYEPNDGPQQQVVAFLRQLFGKEVMTAHMLKSTAVSDAGLTQQTVYEVERTQFHRNTYDRAIDSLNQVNEEIETLIQHAWGR